A stretch of Verrucomicrobiota bacterium DNA encodes these proteins:
- a CDS encoding kinase — MIITRTPYRISLFGGGTDYPAWYREHGGAVLATTIDKYCYLTCRFLPPFFEHRIRVVYSKIESCNEIDEIQHPAVREALRYLKFNRGVEIHHDGDLPARSGMGSSSAFTVGLLNALYAVRGQMVSKQVLAREGIHLEQEILKEAVGSQDQVSAAYGGFNHILFSNSGEISVRPVVLPPERLQHLTSHLMLFYTGIKRTAAKVVETYLTAFESKRRHLRILRDMVDEALSILCGNGHLAQFGELLHESWLSKRSLGDKISNSEIDEIYAAARSEGAIGGKITGAGGGGFLLLFVPPERQPRVREKLDRLLHVPFAFEGSGSQVIFFDPEEDYAALEADKKIRCLASFRELEEMEAAPPMKMAQAF; from the coding sequence ATGATCATCACTCGAACGCCCTATCGCATCTCCTTGTTCGGCGGCGGCACCGATTACCCGGCGTGGTACCGCGAGCATGGGGGCGCGGTGCTGGCGACCACCATCGACAAATACTGCTATCTGACTTGCCGATTCCTGCCTCCGTTTTTCGAGCATCGAATCCGCGTGGTTTATTCCAAGATCGAAAGCTGCAACGAAATCGATGAAATCCAGCATCCGGCGGTTCGCGAGGCGTTGCGCTATTTGAAGTTCAATCGCGGCGTCGAAATCCACCACGACGGCGATTTGCCCGCGCGCAGCGGCATGGGGTCGAGTTCGGCTTTCACCGTCGGCTTGCTGAACGCTCTGTATGCCGTTCGAGGTCAGATGGTGTCCAAGCAGGTTCTGGCCCGGGAAGGCATTCACCTGGAGCAGGAAATCCTTAAAGAGGCCGTCGGCTCGCAGGATCAAGTCTCGGCAGCCTATGGTGGATTCAATCACATTCTGTTTTCAAACTCCGGCGAGATTTCGGTTCGGCCAGTGGTCTTGCCGCCCGAACGCTTGCAGCACCTGACTTCGCACTTGATGCTCTTTTATACGGGGATCAAGCGGACCGCGGCTAAAGTGGTGGAGACGTACCTCACGGCGTTTGAATCCAAACGCCGACACCTCCGTATCCTTCGCGACATGGTCGATGAAGCGCTGTCGATCTTGTGCGGCAACGGCCATCTCGCGCAATTCGGAGAATTGTTGCACGAGTCCTGGCTCTCCAAGCGTTCGCTCGGCGACAAGATTTCCAATTCCGAAATCGACGAAATCTACGCCGCCGCCCGGTCCGAAGGCGCGATCGGCGGAAAGATCACCGGCGCAGGCGGTGGCGGATTTCTGTTGTTATTTGTCCCGCCCGAACGCCAACCCAGGGTGCGGGAGAAACTGGACCGGCTGCTGCACGTTCCCTTCGCGTTTGAAGGCTCCGGCAGCCAGGTCATCTTCTTCGACCCTGAGGAGGATTATGCCGCGCTGGAAGCGGACAAGAAGATCCGTTGCCTGGCGTCGTTCCGCGAACTGGAGGAGATGGAGGCGGCGCCTCCAATGAAAATGGCTCAAGCTTTTTGA
- a CDS encoding transketolase, with product MSTMVAPAETNLGTAPDRVASQSNLDVSALIERSAWLRKELFRMVIRTKKGHVPSSFSCAEILIALFYGGILRYQKGRPSDPLRDRIIVSKGHAAMALYPILADVGFVPATELENFTRKDCLLRMYADPSIPGIDSISGSLGHGLGIGAGMALAAKQDGRDQRAFVIVGDGECYEGSVWESAVFASHQQLGNLVGIVDRNRLAIMGPTENLLQLDSLEEKFRSFGWATVSINGHSYREILGALGRIGQTGGRPLAIIANTVKGKGISFMENRSEWHNRMPDAAQQEQAWRDLETNVITD from the coding sequence ATGAGTACTATGGTCGCGCCTGCTGAAACCAACCTTGGGACTGCTCCGGATCGAGTTGCCTCCCAATCTAACTTGGACGTCTCTGCGCTAATCGAACGATCGGCCTGGCTCCGCAAGGAACTCTTCCGAATGGTGATTCGAACCAAGAAGGGGCATGTCCCGTCTTCGTTTTCGTGCGCTGAAATCCTGATCGCTCTTTTCTACGGCGGAATCCTTCGGTATCAGAAGGGCCGCCCGTCCGACCCGCTCCGGGATCGGATCATCGTCAGCAAAGGACACGCAGCGATGGCGCTGTATCCCATCCTGGCGGACGTTGGATTTGTGCCGGCGACCGAGCTGGAGAATTTCACACGCAAGGATTGTTTGCTTCGGATGTATGCGGATCCGAGCATTCCGGGCATCGATTCCATTTCCGGTTCCCTGGGCCACGGTCTGGGTATCGGCGCGGGAATGGCGCTGGCGGCAAAGCAAGATGGCCGCGACCAACGCGCCTTCGTCATTGTGGGGGACGGCGAATGCTACGAAGGCTCGGTTTGGGAGAGCGCAGTCTTTGCCAGCCACCAGCAACTCGGCAACTTGGTCGGCATCGTGGATCGCAATCGCCTGGCGATCATGGGGCCGACCGAGAATCTCCTCCAATTGGATTCGCTCGAAGAAAAATTCCGGAGCTTCGGCTGGGCGACCGTCTCGATCAATGGCCACTCCTATCGCGAAATCCTCGGCGCGCTGGGGCGCATCGGCCAGACCGGCGGACGTCCGCTGGCCATCATCGCCAACACGGTCAAAGGCAAAGGCATCTCCTTCATGGAAAACCGAAGCGAATGGCACAATCGAATGCCCGACGCGGCCCAGCAGGAGCAGGCCTGGCGCGATCTCGAAACGAATGTCATCACGGACTGA
- a CDS encoding 1-deoxy-D-xylulose-5-phosphate synthase: MRDVLIEEVFRQAQRNRNILFMSADLGAQALDDFRDKLPAQFVYPGICEQNMIDVAAGLARSGKTVFTYAMASFITARCFEQLKCSLAAMQQPVTVISVGVGLGYDDAGPTHYTTEDIACMRTLSGMEIWTPADEESTLEITRLCCERPALRYLRLERPALPAIYQGTFTENLEAGLCEISTGQDVCIVSSGFMLHRALQVQQELQKAGVDAGVLDLFRIKPLNSAALLSTLQGYSKIVTLEEQVLAGGFGSAICEALVDEEVQIPVLRLGLPDRYFFENGGRNHVLEKYGLGVARLTERIREFALNTVPFSDADSLERASVIAL, translated from the coding sequence ATGCGGGACGTCCTCATCGAGGAGGTCTTCAGACAAGCTCAGCGCAATCGGAATATCCTTTTCATGAGCGCGGACCTCGGCGCTCAGGCCTTGGATGACTTTCGCGACAAACTGCCCGCCCAATTCGTTTATCCAGGCATTTGCGAACAAAACATGATCGACGTGGCCGCGGGCCTGGCCAGGTCCGGCAAGACCGTGTTCACCTACGCGATGGCCAGCTTCATCACGGCCCGCTGTTTCGAGCAACTCAAGTGCAGTCTGGCCGCGATGCAACAGCCAGTCACGGTGATTTCCGTGGGCGTGGGCCTGGGCTACGATGACGCCGGCCCCACGCATTACACGACGGAGGACATCGCTTGCATGCGCACCCTCTCCGGCATGGAAATCTGGACGCCGGCGGACGAAGAATCGACGCTCGAAATCACGCGCCTCTGTTGCGAGCGTCCCGCCCTGCGTTATTTGCGGCTGGAGCGGCCCGCTTTGCCGGCAATCTATCAAGGCACGTTTACTGAGAACCTGGAGGCCGGCCTTTGCGAAATTTCGACCGGCCAGGATGTCTGCATCGTTTCCAGCGGTTTCATGCTGCACCGGGCTTTGCAGGTACAGCAAGAACTGCAAAAGGCCGGCGTGGACGCGGGTGTCCTGGACCTTTTCCGGATCAAGCCGTTGAACAGCGCCGCGTTGCTCTCGACCTTGCAGGGCTATTCGAAGATTGTGACCCTGGAGGAGCAGGTGCTTGCAGGCGGATTCGGGAGCGCCATCTGTGAAGCGCTCGTGGATGAGGAAGTGCAAATCCCGGTGTTGCGGCTTGGCCTTCCCGATCGTTACTTCTTCGAGAATGGCGGGCGAAATCACGTTCTCGAGAAATACGGGCTGGGCGTCGCGCGCCTCACGGAGCGAATCCGGGAATTTGCGCTAAATACCGTTCCATTCTCCGACGCTGATTCGCTCGAACGCGCCTCGGTCATCGCCCTTTAA
- a CDS encoding hydroxyacid dehydrogenase: protein MKTPLIKVTSPSFCKNEVLTRELSARAFQIVLNTRGDRLHGQSLRDFLADADGAIIGLEKIDAPLLAACPRLQIISKYGVGLDNVDQEACRDRGVAVGWTPGVNRRSVAEMTVGLMIGLTRNLFVTSQKLRLGEWDKNGGRQLSNLRIGIIGLGNVGQELVRLLKPFDCTVWANDTADRDSFCRDEGVMLTTKEAIFSSSDIVTLHVPFTDETRFLINADTLDLMKPDAFLINTSRGGVVDQEALKMALKTRRIAGAAIDVYAHEPPDDHELLELPNLVCTPHIAGNSWEAVVAMGRSAIQHLDAFFNGGALPNVIAPTEFDLRYLRKTA from the coding sequence ATGAAAACCCCGCTCATCAAAGTCACTTCGCCGTCGTTCTGCAAAAACGAAGTTCTGACGCGCGAGCTCTCGGCGCGCGCCTTCCAGATCGTTCTCAATACGCGAGGCGACCGCCTGCACGGCCAGTCGTTGCGAGATTTTCTGGCAGATGCCGATGGCGCGATCATTGGCCTCGAGAAAATCGATGCGCCGTTGCTCGCTGCCTGCCCGCGGTTGCAGATTATTTCCAAGTACGGCGTGGGCCTGGACAACGTGGACCAAGAGGCCTGCCGAGACCGCGGTGTTGCCGTGGGCTGGACCCCGGGAGTCAATCGGAGATCGGTCGCGGAAATGACCGTTGGCCTCATGATCGGCCTCACGCGAAACCTGTTCGTCACCTCTCAAAAACTGCGGCTGGGCGAGTGGGACAAGAACGGGGGCCGCCAATTGTCGAATCTGCGCATCGGCATCATCGGGCTGGGGAACGTGGGCCAGGAGTTGGTCCGGCTCCTCAAGCCGTTCGACTGCACCGTGTGGGCCAATGACACTGCAGATCGGGATAGTTTCTGCCGAGACGAAGGCGTCATGTTGACGACCAAGGAAGCGATTTTCAGTTCGTCGGACATCGTCACGTTGCACGTGCCTTTCACCGATGAAACACGGTTCCTGATCAACGCCGACACGCTGGACCTCATGAAACCGGACGCGTTCTTGATCAATACCTCCCGCGGCGGCGTCGTGGACCAGGAAGCGTTGAAGATGGCTTTGAAGACGCGTCGGATTGCCGGTGCGGCGATCGATGTCTATGCCCACGAACCGCCGGACGATCACGAACTGCTGGAATTGCCCAACCTCGTTTGCACCCCGCACATCGCCGGGAATTCCTGGGAAGCTGTCGTCGCCATGGGCCGCAGCGCGATCCAGCACCTGGACGCATTCTTCAACGGCGGCGCGCTGCCCAACGTCATCGCCCCGACCGAATTCGACCTGCGCTATTTGCGAAAGACCGCGTGA
- a CDS encoding CDP-4-keto-6-deoxy-D-glucose-3-dehydrase has translation MVTMAALRERILRHNSRIEPLNDPLSLSLSPSEWERVSAGRVRGPFVENRDVGEIIVPTLTWVSDIASVLHCGFKPVFVDINPRTLGMDSGEILKRITPSTRAVFLTHILGYNALEQELIDELKHRGVPLIEDVCESHGATFQGRKLGTFGLMSNFSFYYAHHMSTIEGGMVCTNDPELYETARMIRSHGMVRESTSESVKQSYKRRHPDLNPDFIFAFPAYNFRSTELNAVIGRNQLQRLDENNQKRTRNLQVFLENLDPVKYQIDFAVEGSCNYAFTLILREPDDELRDRIMVSLRKHGVEFRRGTSGGGNQLRQPYLRRLFRDEFKNYPKVDHVHFYGFYIGNYPDLEPEKILAVCELLNSL, from the coding sequence ATGGTGACCATGGCCGCGCTGCGCGAGAGAATTCTCCGACACAATTCGCGCATTGAACCCCTGAACGATCCCCTCTCTCTGTCCCTCTCCCCCTCGGAGTGGGAGAGGGTGTCCGCAGGACGGGTGAGAGGGCCGTTCGTGGAGAACCGGGATGTGGGCGAAATCATCGTGCCCACGTTGACCTGGGTTTCAGACATCGCCTCGGTTCTGCATTGCGGGTTCAAGCCCGTGTTCGTCGATATCAACCCGCGCACGCTGGGCATGGACTCCGGAGAAATCCTGAAAAGGATTACGCCGAGCACGCGGGCTGTGTTCTTGACGCACATCCTGGGCTACAACGCGCTCGAACAAGAATTGATCGACGAACTCAAACATCGCGGAGTTCCGCTGATTGAGGATGTCTGTGAATCGCACGGCGCGACGTTCCAGGGGCGCAAACTGGGAACGTTCGGATTGATGTCGAATTTCTCGTTCTATTACGCCCATCACATGAGCACGATCGAGGGCGGCATGGTGTGCACGAACGATCCGGAGCTTTACGAGACGGCGCGCATGATTCGCTCGCATGGGATGGTTCGCGAAAGCACGTCCGAATCGGTCAAACAATCTTACAAGCGGCGCCATCCGGATCTGAATCCGGATTTCATCTTTGCCTTTCCCGCTTACAACTTCCGCAGCACGGAGCTGAACGCCGTCATCGGCCGCAACCAGCTCCAACGCCTCGACGAAAACAATCAGAAACGGACGCGGAACCTGCAGGTCTTTTTGGAGAATCTAGACCCGGTCAAGTATCAAATCGACTTCGCCGTCGAAGGAAGCTGTAACTACGCGTTCACGTTGATTCTGCGCGAGCCGGATGACGAACTCCGCGACCGCATCATGGTGTCCTTGCGCAAGCACGGAGTCGAGTTTCGCCGCGGCACTTCCGGCGGCGGCAACCAGCTTCGCCAGCCGTATCTCCGGCGTCTGTTCAGGGATGAATTCAAGAATTACCCGAAGGTGGACCATGTTCACTTCTACGGTTTTTACATCGGGAATTATCCGGATCTGGAGCCGGAGAAAATCCTGGCGGTTTGCGAGTTGTTGAACTCGTTGTGA
- a CDS encoding radical SAM protein, translating to MNMKRQLDVLFVNADSSATAYQDLSKDYSAIETPTWSLLLAQSCRAKGFEVAILDCGAERLANPDAVRRVREANPRLVCFVVYGQNPNSGTTNMIGATALAQDLKAAFPEYLTCFVGSHVSALPKEVLAQPCVDIVLLNEGVYALHNLLRADLKNDLPKVRGIGHKTSGAPELNPPERVVPQELMDQDLPGYAWDLLPYRSKPLDLYRAHFWHAEFSHNLRTPFAAIYTSLGCRFKCDFCMINILNRTDNADGVVSANSSVMRYWSADLMLEEFDKLHEMGVETIRISDEMFFLDQRHFEPLLNGLAERGYNSRMWSYSRVDTVRPKYLELFRKAGIRWFCLGIEAANQTIRREVSKGTFQEVNIRQVCQTVRDSGINIIANYIFGFPDDTLETMQQTLDLAIELNTEMANMYACQALPGSPLYNTARANGWKLPDSYAGYAFLSYDCLPLPTKHLSATQVLKFRDEAWPKYFTNPAYLSLVERKFGPAQRQNVEDLAKIKLRRKLLGD from the coding sequence ATGAACATGAAAAGGCAACTCGACGTCCTCTTCGTCAACGCGGACTCCTCCGCAACGGCCTACCAGGACTTGAGCAAAGATTACTCGGCGATCGAGACGCCGACCTGGAGCCTGCTCCTGGCCCAAAGTTGCCGGGCCAAAGGCTTCGAGGTCGCGATTCTGGATTGCGGCGCGGAACGGCTGGCCAATCCGGACGCCGTCCGGCGCGTGCGCGAGGCGAATCCGCGGCTGGTCTGTTTTGTGGTTTACGGGCAGAACCCCAACTCCGGAACGACCAACATGATCGGCGCCACCGCGCTGGCCCAGGATCTGAAAGCGGCGTTTCCGGAGTACCTCACGTGTTTTGTTGGCTCCCACGTCAGCGCTTTGCCGAAGGAAGTGCTGGCTCAGCCTTGCGTGGACATTGTCCTGCTCAACGAGGGAGTCTATGCCCTGCACAATCTCTTGCGGGCGGATTTGAAAAACGATCTGCCGAAAGTGCGCGGCATCGGCCACAAAACCTCCGGAGCGCCCGAGTTGAACCCGCCGGAGCGAGTCGTTCCCCAGGAACTAATGGACCAGGATTTGCCCGGTTACGCGTGGGATTTGCTGCCGTATCGGAGCAAGCCGCTCGACTTGTATCGCGCGCACTTCTGGCACGCGGAGTTTAGTCACAATTTGCGAACCCCGTTCGCTGCGATCTACACTTCGCTCGGCTGCCGGTTCAAGTGCGACTTCTGCATGATCAACATCCTGAATCGGACGGACAATGCCGACGGAGTCGTGTCGGCGAATTCCTCCGTCATGCGCTACTGGTCCGCCGATCTGATGCTTGAGGAATTCGACAAACTGCACGAGATGGGCGTCGAAACGATCCGGATTTCGGATGAGATGTTCTTTCTGGACCAACGGCATTTCGAGCCGTTGCTGAACGGGTTGGCCGAGCGGGGTTACAACTCGCGGATGTGGTCGTATTCGCGCGTCGATACGGTGCGGCCGAAATATCTGGAACTTTTCCGCAAGGCCGGAATTCGGTGGTTTTGTCTCGGGATCGAGGCGGCGAACCAAACGATCCGGCGCGAGGTTTCCAAGGGCACCTTCCAGGAAGTCAATATTCGCCAGGTGTGCCAGACGGTGCGGGACTCCGGGATCAACATCATCGCGAATTACATCTTCGGTTTCCCCGACGACACGTTGGAGACGATGCAGCAGACGCTCGACCTGGCCATCGAGTTGAACACGGAGATGGCCAACATGTATGCCTGCCAGGCGCTGCCCGGCAGCCCGCTCTACAACACCGCGAGAGCGAACGGCTGGAAGCTGCCGGACTCCTACGCCGGCTACGCCTTTCTCTCCTACGATTGTCTGCCGCTGCCGACGAAGCACTTGTCAGCGACGCAGGTGCTGAAATTCCGCGACGAAGCCTGGCCGAAGTATTTCACGAACCCCGCATACTTGAGCCTGGTCGAACGCAAGTTCGGTCCGGCGCAACGCCAGAACGTCGAGGATCTGGCCAAGATCAAACTCCGGCGCAAATTGCTCGGGGATTGA
- a CDS encoding tetratricopeptide repeat protein, translated as MKTSEAVIDSFQTQTNIHLHAATDCQNQGKEEEALAHLQEACELSGENPEIVRSLGRHLLRLGRYGQARKRFEQLARILPNDPSAHLGVALACQKCGPPEQFEQALANTLSLDPQNTQALKLEADLHFSRGELKAALDGYLKILPQNPDDLDVLRALAATLLRGGEKRIASDVYQKILRICPSDSLARQNLSLLTGEANNKPSRDNGNRSAAIQNGTPTVPSAESTALWSQTPPELGDNRAFPEISPCSSLQPALSFMAGLGLYREGSREAAIDESWKVVRTLSKVENSEVASMIGQPVLRITSALLMECGRFEEVVALSEAGLGRFCEVAPSVDYLLALALTKLQRPAEAIVRLRRLMSRLNQSGSFESGIQSQITANQVEHLLASNEACVHDFASAEKTFRCIAQRDPTSLPARRGLARVAAAKGDMDQAARLLGETLEANPWDITTWRTGLNIAESPGGTLADDADLPPVPVQEISPQDWEDLCFGAVAELLQEGRNADALKLIETNFDKEHAAYRAVQLLISYKRGSEDFNKQLFRVQATSDHQTRAIDGALRKLRRSGSAPVIDAILRGLSAREADPRSSVPESAEPSTVGVGRPQGISSEFLRSRIIHDDIAPDIQEFFRKSGNTERAPKIGTKDALAAGIARLVNRHFDFKANALNARAKRDLKREGISRLGRVFSDAEVGEIVGYFRALPVYSSHVWAQSDGVPRYLHQDAKQHRFGSYKQLEILNAPYLLEAALSPKILNIAEEYLGCAPLLFSINAWWNFGGFHKSVGLTQDFHRDLDDYKFLSFFIFLTDVGENGGQHTFIRGTHTKEALFDHVRDRALVESVFSDGDYGKPNFAANAERLVGLMEDFRGEAGQGFIADTYGLHRGVPSERDRFVCWCRYGLHKNYAYEYDQTCRIPTSQLNRKFILSDKTRFMTSLILDDQK; from the coding sequence ATGAAGACTTCGGAAGCTGTAATCGACTCGTTCCAAACCCAGACCAATATCCACCTGCACGCAGCAACCGACTGCCAAAACCAGGGCAAAGAGGAGGAGGCTCTTGCTCATCTTCAGGAAGCGTGTGAGCTGAGCGGAGAGAATCCGGAGATTGTCCGAAGCCTGGGCAGGCATCTTTTGCGTCTGGGAAGATATGGCCAAGCACGGAAACGATTCGAGCAACTCGCGCGCATCCTTCCGAATGACCCTTCTGCTCACTTGGGCGTGGCGCTAGCATGTCAAAAATGTGGCCCGCCCGAGCAGTTCGAACAAGCCTTGGCTAACACCCTCTCTCTCGATCCTCAAAACACGCAAGCCCTAAAACTTGAGGCGGATCTTCACTTTAGCCGAGGCGAACTGAAGGCGGCTCTGGACGGCTATCTGAAGATTCTTCCACAGAACCCCGATGATCTGGATGTTCTCCGTGCGCTCGCCGCGACACTTCTCAGAGGTGGTGAAAAGCGCATTGCTTCTGACGTGTACCAAAAGATTCTCCGGATTTGTCCGTCCGACTCGCTGGCGAGGCAGAATTTGAGCCTGCTCACCGGCGAAGCGAACAACAAACCGTCACGTGATAATGGAAATAGATCTGCTGCAATTCAAAACGGAACCCCAACCGTCCCATCTGCCGAGAGCACGGCCTTATGGTCTCAGACTCCTCCCGAGCTTGGCGACAACCGGGCATTCCCGGAGATTTCGCCTTGCTCAAGTCTGCAGCCAGCGTTGTCCTTCATGGCCGGACTCGGATTGTATCGGGAAGGAAGTCGTGAAGCCGCGATCGACGAGAGCTGGAAGGTCGTTCGCACCCTGTCGAAGGTCGAGAATTCTGAAGTGGCCTCGATGATTGGTCAGCCGGTGCTGAGGATCACAAGTGCCCTCTTGATGGAGTGCGGAAGGTTCGAGGAAGTCGTTGCTCTGTCCGAAGCGGGTTTGGGCCGCTTCTGCGAGGTTGCGCCGTCGGTGGATTACCTGCTCGCTTTGGCGCTGACGAAACTTCAGCGCCCCGCGGAGGCCATCGTCCGCCTGCGCCGCCTGATGTCTCGACTCAACCAATCCGGGTCATTTGAGTCGGGCATTCAGTCGCAAATCACGGCGAACCAAGTTGAGCATCTCTTGGCATCGAACGAGGCATGCGTGCACGACTTCGCATCAGCCGAGAAGACGTTTCGATGCATTGCCCAGCGCGATCCGACATCCCTCCCGGCACGCAGGGGGTTGGCCAGGGTGGCTGCAGCCAAGGGAGATATGGACCAGGCAGCGCGCTTGCTCGGCGAAACTCTGGAAGCGAATCCCTGGGACATCACGACCTGGAGAACAGGCCTGAACATTGCCGAAAGCCCCGGCGGTACGCTCGCTGACGACGCGGACCTACCACCTGTCCCAGTTCAAGAAATCTCGCCTCAGGATTGGGAGGACCTTTGCTTCGGGGCAGTGGCGGAACTGCTTCAGGAGGGACGAAACGCAGACGCGCTTAAGTTGATTGAGACGAATTTCGACAAAGAACACGCTGCCTACCGTGCTGTTCAATTATTGATTTCCTATAAGAGAGGGAGCGAAGACTTCAACAAACAGCTCTTTCGTGTTCAGGCTACGTCGGACCACCAAACAAGGGCCATCGACGGTGCGCTCCGCAAACTGAGACGGTCTGGCTCTGCGCCGGTGATCGACGCAATACTCAGAGGCCTCAGCGCGCGGGAAGCCGATCCGCGAAGCTCTGTCCCTGAATCTGCCGAACCATCGACGGTGGGCGTTGGCCGCCCGCAGGGGATTTCTTCAGAGTTCCTGCGAAGTCGGATCATTCATGATGACATTGCCCCCGACATCCAGGAGTTTTTCCGGAAGAGTGGAAACACGGAGCGAGCTCCCAAGATCGGAACCAAAGATGCACTGGCGGCCGGAATCGCCCGCTTGGTGAACAGGCACTTCGACTTCAAAGCGAACGCTCTAAACGCGCGTGCCAAGCGTGATCTGAAGAGAGAGGGGATCAGCCGCCTGGGCCGAGTATTTTCCGACGCCGAAGTGGGAGAAATCGTTGGCTACTTCCGAGCGCTTCCGGTTTACAGTAGTCACGTTTGGGCGCAGAGCGATGGAGTGCCCCGCTATCTTCATCAAGACGCCAAGCAACACCGATTTGGCAGCTATAAACAGTTGGAGATTCTGAACGCGCCGTACCTCCTGGAGGCCGCTCTAAGTCCAAAGATTCTAAATATTGCCGAAGAGTATCTTGGTTGTGCGCCTTTGCTTTTTTCGATCAACGCCTGGTGGAATTTCGGAGGGTTTCACAAGAGCGTCGGCCTGACCCAGGATTTCCATCGAGACCTGGATGACTATAAATTCCTTTCCTTTTTCATCTTTCTCACGGATGTAGGAGAAAACGGAGGGCAGCATACTTTCATTCGAGGAACCCACACCAAAGAAGCCTTATTTGACCACGTCCGCGACCGCGCGCTGGTTGAGTCCGTTTTTTCCGACGGGGATTATGGCAAGCCCAACTTTGCTGCTAACGCGGAGCGATTGGTTGGATTGATGGAGGACTTTCGCGGGGAGGCAGGGCAAGGATTCATCGCGGATACTTACGGCTTGCACCGCGGCGTTCCTTCTGAGCGCGATCGATTCGTCTGTTGGTGCCGATACGGGCTCCATAAGAACTATGCTTACGAATACGATCAAACTTGTCGGATCCCGACTTCACAACTGAATCGAAAGTTCATCCTGTCGGACAAGACGCGATTCATGACGAGTTTAATCCTCGACGACCAAAAGTAA
- a CDS encoding NUDIX hydrolase encodes MRNTSWHVLSTRLIYAAKPWVELSVQTVRLPDGRVVDDYHQIRLPEYCVVYAETAKGQIIAARQYRHGVRGECITLPAGLIEEGERPLEAMQRELLEETGYTADDWISLGSYVPHSNYGCGKAHLFSARNACKVKEPCSGDLEESEVLLFTRDELFQAIMEGRIASLNMIAAVSLATNPNFRGSE; translated from the coding sequence ATGCGCAACACATCCTGGCACGTTCTCAGCACGCGATTGATCTATGCGGCCAAACCCTGGGTCGAACTGAGTGTCCAGACAGTCCGTCTGCCGGACGGACGAGTGGTGGACGATTACCACCAGATTCGGCTGCCGGAATATTGCGTGGTCTATGCCGAGACCGCGAAGGGGCAGATTATTGCCGCTCGTCAATACCGCCATGGCGTGCGCGGCGAATGCATCACTTTGCCTGCGGGATTGATCGAAGAGGGCGAGAGGCCGTTGGAAGCCATGCAGCGCGAACTGCTCGAAGAAACGGGCTACACCGCGGACGATTGGATTTCGCTTGGAAGCTACGTGCCGCATTCCAACTACGGCTGTGGCAAGGCCCATTTGTTCTCAGCCCGAAACGCCTGCAAAGTCAAGGAACCGTGTTCCGGCGATTTGGAGGAGTCGGAAGTGCTGTTGTTCACGCGCGACGAATTGTTCCAGGCGATCATGGAAGGTCGGATCGCTTCGCTGAACATGATCGCTGCGGTCTCACTGGCGACAAATCCGAACTTCAGAGGGAGCGAATGA